The following are encoded together in the bacterium genome:
- a CDS encoding alpha/beta hydrolase produces the protein MPRLAHARVATVGLALVLLAACAAPVRVHRGDPRTVHRELTRSVLTSRALSGPTHNVLHRFGMIEQFEKDPVAVMTALHADVAGGDGDPDVVFALAELSFAHAERAKAPSHYLASAVYAWAFLFPVRRDFVPHRFDPRVRLAADLYNLGLTNGLEADGGKHVAIQAGTYPLPFGTLEVTFDESQLHWGDRKLADFAPAAELQVHGLAERYRRTGLGAPLAAGTVPLDPAREPDQFIPPRTRVPVTALLRIPEPRKQIASGTVHGTLELLDALVTETVRVGDRDVPLEVEPTAALAYMLTEQRPWELELKGFFGGALPGITEPTRLRAVQPYRRGRIPVVFVHGTASSPARWADMVNDLSNDPQIRDHFQFWYFGYDTGNPILFTADQLRQLLREAVERLDPDGTDAALRDMVVIGHSQGGLLTKTTAIDSGDAFYYWKTPLDQLKMKPETREYFRRILFLRPLPFVTRVIFIATPHGGSYIAGNWIAHQVARFIQMPARVMNSVAEVVKGNPELASFRAPTAVDNMTPTNPFVKALGKMSVAPGIASHSIVAVQGNGPVENGDDGVVEYQSAHRTDVDSEIVVRSPHSCQSNPATIAEVRRILKLHLDQYEHRSTTPPEPEHVGASPS, from the coding sequence GTGCCACGACTCGCACACGCCCGCGTCGCGACGGTCGGCCTGGCGCTCGTCCTGCTCGCCGCGTGCGCGGCTCCGGTCCGCGTCCACCGCGGCGACCCGAGGACCGTCCACCGCGAGCTCACGCGCAGCGTGCTGACCAGCCGCGCGCTGAGCGGACCGACCCACAACGTCCTCCATCGCTTCGGCATGATCGAGCAGTTCGAGAAGGACCCGGTGGCGGTCATGACCGCGCTGCACGCCGACGTCGCGGGCGGCGACGGCGACCCCGACGTCGTCTTCGCGCTCGCCGAGCTGTCGTTCGCCCACGCGGAGCGGGCGAAGGCCCCGTCGCACTACCTGGCGTCCGCGGTCTACGCCTGGGCGTTCCTGTTCCCGGTGCGCCGCGACTTCGTGCCGCACCGCTTCGACCCGCGGGTCCGCCTCGCCGCCGACCTCTACAACCTCGGGCTCACGAACGGCCTCGAGGCGGACGGCGGCAAGCACGTCGCCATCCAGGCCGGAACGTATCCGCTGCCCTTCGGCACGCTCGAGGTCACGTTCGACGAATCCCAGCTCCACTGGGGCGACCGCAAGCTCGCCGACTTCGCGCCCGCCGCCGAGCTCCAGGTACACGGGCTCGCGGAGCGGTATCGGCGGACGGGTCTCGGCGCGCCGCTCGCCGCCGGCACGGTGCCGCTCGACCCAGCGCGCGAGCCCGACCAGTTCATCCCGCCGCGCACGCGCGTCCCGGTCACGGCGCTGCTGCGCATCCCCGAGCCGCGCAAGCAGATCGCGAGCGGCACGGTGCACGGCACGCTCGAGCTGCTCGACGCCCTGGTCACCGAGACCGTGCGTGTCGGCGACCGCGACGTGCCCCTCGAGGTCGAGCCCACCGCGGCGCTCGCCTACATGCTGACGGAGCAGCGACCCTGGGAGCTCGAGCTGAAGGGCTTCTTCGGCGGCGCGCTCCCCGGCATCACCGAGCCCACGCGGCTGCGGGCCGTCCAGCCCTACCGCCGCGGCCGCATCCCCGTCGTCTTCGTCCACGGCACCGCGTCGAGCCCCGCGCGCTGGGCAGACATGGTGAACGATCTCTCGAACGATCCGCAGATCCGCGACCACTTCCAGTTCTGGTACTTCGGCTACGACACCGGCAACCCGATCCTGTTCACCGCCGACCAGCTCCGCCAGCTGCTGCGCGAGGCCGTCGAGCGCCTCGATCCCGACGGCACCGACGCCGCGCTGCGCGACATGGTCGTCATCGGTCACAGCCAGGGCGGGCTGCTGACGAAGACCACCGCGATCGACAGCGGCGACGCCTTCTACTACTGGAAGACGCCGCTCGATCAGCTGAAGATGAAGCCCGAGACGCGCGAGTACTTCCGCCGCATCCTCTTCCTCCGGCCCCTGCCCTTCGTGACGCGCGTGATCTTCATCGCCACGCCGCACGGCGGCAGCTACATCGCCGGCAACTGGATCGCGCACCAGGTGGCGCGCTTCATCCAGATGCCCGCGCGCGTGATGAACTCGGTCGCCGAGGTGGTGAAGGGCAACCCCGAGCTGGCGTCGTTTCGCGCCCCGACCGCGGTCGACAACATGACGCCCACGAATCCGTTCGTGAAGGCGCTCGGCAAGATGTCCGTCGCGCCGGGCATCGCCTCGCACTCGATCGTGGCGGTACAGGGCAACGGGCCGGTCGAGAACGGCGACGACGGCGTCGTCGAGTACCAGAGCGCGCACCGCACCGACGTCGACTCGGAGATCGTCGTGCGCTCGCCGCACTCGTGCCAGTCGAATCCGGCGACGATCGCGGAGGTGCGGCGCATCCTGAAGCTCCACCTCGACCAGTACGAGCACCGCAGCACGACGCCGCCGGAGCCCGAGCACGTGGGCGCGTCGCCGTCGTGA
- the pdxS gene encoding pyridoxal 5'-phosphate synthase lyase subunit PdxS, whose product MTAENEPFRLKVALAEMLKGGVILDVVDADQARIAEEAGAAAVMALERVPADIRREGGVARMCAIEKIEEVRAAVSIPVMAKCRIGHFAEAQLLEALGVDFIDESEVLTPADDEHHVDKRAFRAPFVCGCRGLGEALRRIGEGAAMIRSKGEAGTGNIVEAVRHLRQLRRELRALASASRDEWAAHAKTLQAPLELVAQVAEAGKLPVPVFAAGGVATPADAALCMALGAEAVFVGSGIFKAEDPMTRAKAIVRAVTHWEDPKAVLDASRGLGAPMPGLAMDAIPEAQRLAGRGW is encoded by the coding sequence ATGACCGCCGAGAACGAGCCCTTCCGCCTGAAGGTCGCCCTGGCCGAGATGCTGAAGGGCGGCGTCATCCTCGACGTCGTCGACGCCGACCAGGCCCGCATCGCCGAGGAGGCCGGGGCCGCCGCCGTGATGGCACTCGAGCGCGTGCCCGCCGACATCCGTCGCGAGGGCGGCGTCGCCCGCATGTGCGCCATCGAGAAGATCGAGGAGGTGCGCGCCGCGGTGTCGATCCCGGTCATGGCCAAGTGCCGCATCGGCCACTTCGCGGAGGCGCAGCTGCTGGAGGCGCTCGGCGTCGACTTCATCGATGAGAGCGAGGTGCTGACGCCGGCCGACGACGAGCACCACGTCGACAAGCGCGCCTTCCGCGCGCCGTTCGTGTGCGGCTGCCGCGGGCTCGGCGAGGCGCTGCGGCGCATCGGCGAGGGCGCGGCGATGATCCGCTCGAAGGGCGAGGCCGGCACCGGCAACATCGTCGAGGCGGTCCGCCATCTCCGCCAGCTGCGGCGCGAGCTGCGCGCGCTCGCGTCGGCGTCGCGCGACGAGTGGGCCGCGCACGCGAAGACGCTGCAGGCGCCGCTCGAGCTGGTGGCGCAGGTGGCCGAGGCGGGCAAGCTGCCGGTGCCGGTATTCGCCGCGGGCGGCGTCGCCACGCCGGCCGACGCGGCGCTGTGCATGGCGCTCGGCGCCGAGGCCGTGTTCGTCGGCTCGGGCATCTTCAAGGCCGAGGATCCGATGACGCGGGCGAAGGCGATCGTGCGCGCCGTCACGCACTGGGAAGACCCGAAGGCCGTGCTCGACGCCTCGCGCGGGCTCGGGGCGCCGATGCCGGGCCTGGCGATGGACGCCATCCCCGAGGCGCAACGGCTGGCGGGCCGCGGATGGTGA
- a CDS encoding acyl-CoA dehydrogenase family protein, producing the protein MDLRLSPAEEAFQRRVGEWLAAHLPAGWGTPACHKPEEPAEKIAFARRWQRTLHDGGWAGLHWPREYGGRGATPVEQFLFAEEYTRRGAPPMIDIGVGPGLTGPTLIHHGTEAQKRRFLPRILTGDDVWCQGFSEPNAGSDLAACRTRAELVGDVFHVTGQKIWTSYARFADWCILIVRTDPQAPKHKGLTFLLVDMKSPGITIRPLVEMTGVAWFNEVFFDDVRVPREHMVGGLNQGWHIAITTLAHERGGSAPHARLAGELQGVLGLVRGRDRVASDPLVRQRCAQAWIETEIVRLVAWRQVTEMMRKGEPGPEGSYLKLLWSETDQRMKDLAIEVEGAYGALERGDPRAPDGGRWQYEYLWARAASIYAGSSEVQRNIIAQRVLGLPRG; encoded by the coding sequence ATGGACCTGCGTCTCAGCCCGGCCGAGGAGGCCTTCCAGCGTCGCGTCGGCGAGTGGCTGGCCGCGCATCTTCCCGCGGGCTGGGGCACGCCGGCCTGCCACAAGCCCGAGGAGCCGGCCGAGAAGATCGCCTTCGCGCGCCGCTGGCAGCGCACGCTGCACGACGGCGGCTGGGCGGGGCTGCACTGGCCGCGCGAGTACGGCGGCCGCGGTGCGACGCCCGTCGAGCAGTTCCTCTTCGCCGAGGAGTACACGCGGCGCGGCGCGCCGCCGATGATCGACATCGGCGTCGGCCCCGGGCTCACCGGCCCGACGCTGATCCACCACGGTACCGAGGCCCAGAAGCGTCGCTTCCTGCCGCGCATCCTCACCGGTGACGACGTGTGGTGCCAGGGCTTCTCCGAGCCGAACGCCGGCTCCGACCTCGCCGCCTGCCGCACGCGCGCCGAGCTGGTGGGCGACGTCTTCCACGTGACGGGCCAGAAGATCTGGACCAGCTACGCGCGCTTCGCCGACTGGTGCATCCTCATCGTCCGCACCGACCCGCAGGCGCCGAAGCACAAGGGGCTGACGTTCCTGCTCGTCGACATGAAGAGCCCGGGCATCACCATCCGGCCGCTCGTCGAGATGACCGGCGTCGCGTGGTTCAACGAGGTCTTCTTCGACGACGTGCGGGTGCCGCGCGAGCACATGGTCGGTGGGCTGAACCAGGGCTGGCACATCGCCATCACGACGCTGGCGCACGAGCGCGGCGGCTCGGCGCCGCACGCGCGGCTCGCGGGCGAGCTGCAGGGCGTGCTCGGCCTCGTGCGCGGTCGCGACCGCGTCGCGTCGGATCCGCTCGTGCGTCAACGCTGCGCGCAGGCGTGGATCGAGACGGAGATCGTACGCCTGGTCGCCTGGCGGCAGGTGACGGAGATGATGCGGAAGGGCGAGCCGGGACCCGAGGGCTCGTACCTGAAGCTGCTGTGGAGCGAGACCGACCAGCGCATGAAGGATCTCGCCATCGAGGTGGAAGGCGCCTACGGCGCGCTCGAGCGCGGCGATCCGCGAGCGCCGGACGGGGGGCGCTGGCAGTACGAGTACCTGTGGGCGCGCGCGGCGAGCATCTATGCCGGCAGCAGCGAGGTGCAGCGCAACATCATCGCCCAGCGCGTGCTGGGCCTGCCGAGAGGATAG
- a CDS encoding DUF2950 family protein, translating into MTTRRWQRLFAAAAVLLPLLAGVARAADGAKLTNDQLDELVAPVALYPDSLLSQVCIAATYPLEIVEADRWAKQSKLTGDALDEALEGQDWDASVKWLCHFPDVLERMSANLDWTQALGNAFLDQQAAVMDAVQRMRAKADAAGTLKSDAKQTVVKEQQTIVIQPADPQVVYVPTYPPTVYGPTYAAAPVAYPALYPPTATWGGTLLTFGAGMATGALIAGAFDWHDHDVYVNNHYGGGGGGKNNVNVNKNVNVNNVRVNGKKWQHDPEHRRGVGYDNARDRDRYAARDRAATRDRAQRDAARGFGEAGRSRPGQVPVAPSDRRTSRDRASRRRASRGGRRCGRAGVPRRAAVRGRAGVPSGPAAIVRDPTRWASEHGGGVRRLRRRQPHARGQQPRRGQPRAAVLLRRWGRATRGRGRHAPRGWRWRRSPRRRRREEALMRTSMLTLVLVLGVAAGVRAAPPPGQPHYKTPEQAIRALADAARKGDAARVAAILGPESEDVVASGDPVADKAARVRFANAVGQRVRIDEVDATHRVAILGREDWPFPIPLVKDAGGWRFDTAAGRDEIVNRRIGNNELGAIDVARAYVEAQREYAAADRGAGTGVYAQKVRSTPGQRDGLYWDDPDGKAPSPLGPFLADADAEGYRAAEPGAAPRPYHGYLFRILTAQGASAPGGAHSYVADGKMTGGFALVAWPAEYGVSGIQTFLVNQQGIVFQKDLGAQTAELVPKITAFDPDATWTPVR; encoded by the coding sequence ATGACGACGAGACGATGGCAAAGGCTCTTCGCGGCGGCGGCCGTCCTGCTGCCGCTGCTGGCGGGCGTCGCCCGAGCGGCCGACGGCGCGAAGCTGACGAACGACCAGCTCGACGAGCTGGTGGCCCCGGTCGCCCTGTATCCCGATTCGCTGTTGAGCCAGGTGTGCATCGCGGCCACGTACCCCCTCGAGATCGTCGAGGCCGACCGCTGGGCGAAGCAGTCGAAGCTCACCGGCGACGCGCTCGACGAGGCCCTCGAGGGACAGGACTGGGACGCGAGCGTGAAGTGGCTCTGCCACTTCCCCGACGTGCTCGAGCGCATGTCGGCGAATCTCGACTGGACCCAGGCGCTCGGCAACGCCTTCCTCGACCAGCAGGCCGCCGTCATGGACGCCGTACAACGCATGCGCGCCAAGGCCGACGCGGCCGGCACGCTGAAGAGCGACGCCAAGCAGACGGTGGTGAAGGAGCAGCAGACGATCGTCATCCAGCCGGCCGATCCGCAGGTCGTCTACGTGCCGACGTATCCGCCCACGGTCTACGGCCCCACCTACGCCGCCGCTCCGGTCGCCTATCCGGCCCTCTATCCGCCGACCGCGACCTGGGGCGGGACGCTGCTCACCTTCGGCGCCGGCATGGCGACCGGCGCTCTCATCGCGGGTGCCTTCGACTGGCACGACCACGACGTCTACGTGAACAACCACTACGGCGGCGGTGGCGGCGGCAAGAACAACGTCAACGTCAACAAGAACGTCAACGTCAACAACGTCCGCGTGAACGGGAAGAAGTGGCAGCACGACCCGGAGCACCGCCGCGGCGTCGGCTACGACAACGCGCGGGACCGCGACCGCTACGCCGCCAGGGACCGCGCGGCGACGCGCGATCGCGCGCAGCGCGACGCGGCCCGCGGCTTCGGCGAGGCGGGCCGCTCGCGGCCGGGGCAAGTCCCGGTCGCCCCGAGCGACAGGCGGACGTCCCGAGACCGGGCGTCCCGGCGGCGGGCGTCCCGAGGCGGGCGGCGGTGCGGCCGGGCGGGCGTCCCGAGGCGGGCGGCGGTGCGCGGCCGGGCGGGCGTCCCGAGCGGCCCGGCGGCAATCGTCCGAGACCCGACCCGGTGGGCGTCCGAGCACGGCGGCGGCGTTCGGCGGCTACGGCGACGGCAACCGCACGCGCGAGGCCAGCAACCGCGGCGCGGCCAGCCGCGGGCGGCCGTCCTACTCCGGCGGTGGGGGCGTGCAACGCGGGGGCGGGGGCGGCATGCACCGCGGGGGTGGCGGTGGAGGCGGTCGCCGCGGCGGCGGCGGCGGGAGGAGGCGCTGATGCGCACGTCGATGCTCACGCTCGTGCTCGTGCTCGGGGTCGCGGCCGGCGTCCGGGCTGCCCCGCCGCCGGGCCAGCCGCACTACAAGACTCCCGAGCAGGCGATCCGCGCCCTGGCTGACGCCGCCCGCAAGGGCGACGCGGCGAGGGTGGCGGCGATCCTCGGGCCGGAGAGCGAGGACGTCGTCGCGTCGGGCGACCCCGTCGCCGACAAGGCCGCCCGGGTGCGCTTCGCGAACGCCGTCGGCCAGCGGGTCCGCATCGACGAGGTCGACGCCACGCACCGCGTGGCCATCCTCGGTCGCGAAGACTGGCCGTTCCCGATCCCGCTCGTGAAGGACGCCGGCGGCTGGCGCTTCGACACCGCCGCGGGCCGTGACGAGATCGTCAACCGGCGCATCGGCAACAACGAGCTGGGCGCCATCGACGTCGCGCGCGCCTACGTCGAGGCGCAGCGCGAATACGCGGCCGCCGATCGTGGCGCCGGCACGGGCGTCTACGCCCAGAAGGTGCGCAGCACGCCCGGACAGCGCGACGGCCTCTACTGGGACGACCCCGACGGCAAGGCCCCGAGCCCGCTCGGCCCGTTCCTGGCCGACGCCGACGCCGAGGGCTATCGGGCCGCCGAGCCCGGCGCCGCGCCGCGGCCCTACCACGGCTATCTCTTCCGCATCCTGACCGCCCAGGGCGCGAGCGCACCGGGCGGCGCGCACAGCTACGTCGCCGACGGCAAGATGACGGGCGGCTTCGCGCTCGTCGCCTGGCCGGCCGAGTACGGCGTCAGCGGCATCCAGACGTTTCTCGTGAACCAGCAGGGCATCGTCTTCCAGAAAGACCTCGGCGCGCAGACCGCCGAGCTGGTGCCGAAGATCACCGCCTTCGACCCCGACGCCACCTGGACGCCGGTGCGCTGA
- the pdxT gene encoding pyridoxal 5'-phosphate synthase glutaminase subunit PdxT, with the protein MVTTGILAVQGDFAAHARALARLGVRTAWVRRPGDLAVVDALVLPGGESTAMLHGLARDGMEAPLAAFLRTGKPVLGTCAGAILLAREVTNPAQRSFGALDVTIERNSYGTQVDSFAAPLETTPDLAGLHGVFIRAPRITRVGDGVCVLARHRGDPVLVRQGPIWAATFHPELTDDDRLLTRWLADLVGRHHGVVAG; encoded by the coding sequence ATGGTGACGACCGGCATCCTCGCGGTCCAGGGCGACTTCGCCGCCCACGCCCGTGCGCTCGCCCGCCTCGGCGTGCGCACGGCGTGGGTGCGGCGGCCGGGCGACCTCGCCGTCGTCGACGCGCTGGTGCTGCCGGGCGGCGAGTCGACGGCGATGCTGCACGGCCTGGCACGCGACGGCATGGAGGCGCCGCTCGCCGCCTTCCTGCGCACCGGCAAGCCGGTGCTCGGGACCTGCGCCGGCGCCATCCTGCTGGCGCGCGAGGTGACCAACCCGGCGCAGCGCTCGTTCGGCGCGCTCGACGTGACCATCGAGCGCAACAGCTACGGCACCCAGGTCGACTCGTTCGCCGCGCCGCTCGAGACCACGCCCGACCTCGCCGGCCTGCACGGCGTCTTCATCCGAGCGCCGCGCATCACCCGCGTCGGCGACGGCGTCTGCGTCCTCGCCCGCCACCGCGGCGACCCGGTGCTCGTGCGCCAGGGCCCGATCTGGGCGGCGACATTCCACCCCGAGCTCACCGACGACGACCGCCTGCTGACGCGCTGGCTCGCCGACCTCGTCGGCCGCCACCACGGCGTCGTCGCGGGTTAG
- a CDS encoding enoyl-CoA hydratase/isomerase family protein — MSDTLRFTIEDGVGWIVLNRPEARNALNAEMREAYLAALQTCAEDPEIRAVVLTATGKGFCTGADLSGSRAATGAAGPPHPGGTRDAMKPSQRVIRALWDLEKPIVCGVNGVAAGLGAHLAYACDLVIASEEARFIEVFVRRGIALDAGGGFLLPRHLGLHKAKELVFFGDDLTAQDAERLGLVNKVVPAAELEATVRAWAKRLAEGPTFALGLSKRMLNRSLQADMDTLFAEEAFTQALVANSDDMREGIRSFMEKRPPAFKGR, encoded by the coding sequence ATGAGCGACACGCTGCGCTTCACGATCGAGGACGGGGTGGGTTGGATCGTCCTCAACCGCCCCGAGGCCCGCAACGCCCTGAACGCGGAGATGCGCGAGGCCTATCTCGCGGCCCTCCAGACCTGCGCCGAGGATCCCGAGATCCGGGCGGTCGTGCTGACCGCCACGGGGAAGGGCTTCTGTACCGGCGCCGACCTCTCCGGCTCGCGCGCCGCCACCGGCGCCGCCGGCCCGCCGCATCCGGGCGGTACGCGCGACGCGATGAAGCCGAGCCAGCGCGTCATCCGCGCGCTGTGGGATCTCGAGAAGCCGATCGTGTGCGGCGTGAACGGCGTCGCCGCCGGCCTCGGCGCGCACCTCGCCTACGCCTGCGACCTCGTGATCGCGTCCGAGGAGGCGCGCTTCATCGAGGTGTTCGTGCGCCGCGGCATCGCGCTCGACGCGGGCGGCGGCTTCCTCCTCCCGCGCCACCTCGGCCTGCACAAGGCGAAGGAGCTGGTCTTCTTCGGCGACGACCTCACGGCGCAGGACGCCGAGCGCCTCGGCCTCGTCAACAAGGTCGTGCCGGCGGCGGAGCTGGAGGCGACCGTGCGGGCGTGGGCCAAGCGGCTGGCCGAGGGGCCGACGTTCGCCCTCGGGCTCTCGAAGCGGATGCTCAACCGCTCGCTGCAGGCCGACATGGACACGCTCTTCGCCGAGGAGGCGTTCACCCAGGCCCTGGTCGCGAACAGCGACGACATGCGCGAGGGCATCCGCTCGTTCATGGAGAAGCGTCCCCCGGCGTTCAAGGGACGCTGA
- a CDS encoding TonB-dependent receptor, translating to MPSTHQKALEINLEKSWYGTFAEIGAGQETARWFFRVGGAAGTVAEAISAYDKAVSDLRYGATPRFVTRKRLRAMLAQEWDKLVEKLGPQRGDHTSFFVFANTVAQRSWSRHDDGHGWVGVRFQTAPGAEPSDVIIHAFCRDGETVREQEALGVLGVNLLWAALRHHAEPARIIQELLDDLSRDRIEVDVIDFRGPAFAGVDNRLMALQLVEQERTDAALFTAAGEVVQPADVLYKRPVVVERGQFRPITRLTHDILHRGVEALKALPDVAGEEPLVVLEMTLRDLTVAEQIDHEDFLSRADALGALGHHVLISRFAPYYALSQYLAHYTNRPIGLAMGIPTLEQLADARFYQDLRGGLIESAGRLFTNQVRAFVYPRRDAGSGRVTGLADFALTGPAQHLLAYLVETGQLVATAPSDPALLDIDQDAVCQLIGTRDARWEAQVPAAAAAVIRDRGLFCKRACPPGVVSVP from the coding sequence ATGCCGTCGACGCATCAGAAGGCGCTGGAGATCAATCTCGAGAAGAGCTGGTACGGGACCTTCGCCGAGATCGGCGCCGGCCAGGAGACGGCGCGCTGGTTCTTCCGCGTCGGCGGGGCGGCCGGGACCGTGGCCGAGGCCATCTCGGCCTACGACAAGGCGGTCAGCGACCTGCGCTACGGCGCCACGCCGCGCTTCGTCACCCGCAAGCGGCTGCGCGCGATGCTGGCGCAGGAGTGGGACAAGCTGGTCGAGAAGCTCGGCCCGCAGCGCGGCGACCACACCAGCTTCTTCGTGTTCGCGAACACGGTGGCGCAGCGGAGCTGGTCGCGCCACGACGACGGGCACGGCTGGGTCGGGGTGCGCTTCCAGACCGCGCCGGGCGCCGAGCCGTCCGACGTGATCATCCACGCCTTCTGCCGCGACGGCGAGACGGTCCGCGAGCAGGAGGCGCTCGGCGTGCTCGGCGTCAACCTCCTCTGGGCGGCGCTGCGTCACCACGCCGAGCCGGCGCGCATCATCCAGGAGCTGCTCGACGACCTCTCACGCGACCGCATCGAGGTCGACGTCATCGACTTCCGCGGCCCGGCGTTCGCCGGTGTGGACAACCGCCTGATGGCACTCCAGCTGGTCGAGCAGGAGCGTACGGACGCGGCGCTGTTCACCGCCGCCGGCGAGGTCGTGCAGCCCGCCGACGTCCTCTACAAGCGCCCCGTCGTCGTCGAGCGCGGGCAGTTCCGCCCGATCACGCGCCTCACGCACGACATCCTCCACCGCGGCGTCGAGGCGCTGAAGGCGCTGCCCGACGTCGCCGGCGAGGAGCCGCTGGTCGTGCTCGAGATGACGCTGCGCGATCTCACGGTCGCGGAGCAGATCGACCACGAGGACTTCCTCTCGCGCGCCGACGCGCTGGGTGCGCTCGGCCATCACGTCCTCATCTCGCGCTTCGCGCCCTACTACGCGCTGTCGCAGTACCTCGCGCACTACACGAACCGGCCGATCGGCCTGGCCATGGGCATCCCCACGCTCGAGCAGCTCGCCGATGCCCGCTTCTACCAGGACCTGCGCGGCGGGCTGATCGAGTCCGCGGGGCGCCTGTTCACGAACCAGGTGCGGGCGTTCGTCTACCCGCGCCGCGACGCGGGGAGCGGTAGGGTGACCGGGCTGGCGGACTTCGCCCTGACCGGTCCGGCGCAGCACCTGCTCGCCTACCTCGTCGAGACCGGCCAGCTGGTCGCGACGGCGCCGAGCGATCCCGCGCTGCTCGACATCGACCAGGACGCCGTCTGCCAGTTGATCGGCACGCGCGACGCGCGTTGGGAGGCACAGGTGCCGGCGGCGGCGGCCGCGGTCATCCGCGACCGCGGCCTCTTCTGCAAGCGCGCCTGCCCCCCCGGGGTCGTCAGCGTCCCTTGA
- a CDS encoding mechanosensitive ion channel family protein: protein MNVQEVWTATAAVLVAFGLKVVGAIVVWMLGRWLIGLAVRLLSRALTRQHVDPTIMRWVGNVITVALNIILVVAILGYFGVETTSFAALVAGIGVAIGAAWGGLLSNLAAGTFLITLRPFKVGDYVSAGGVEGTVMEIGLFATHINTPDNVVTLVGNAKIFSDTIQNYSANPYRRVDRTAQIAHGVDVQDAIRRLQEALAKIPNVVTSPGPDVSVIDFTPMGPVLAVRPYTHTDHYWQVYFDTNRTIVDTFGGAGYPVPETHYRFHQTT, encoded by the coding sequence ATGAACGTCCAGGAAGTGTGGACCGCCACCGCCGCGGTGCTCGTGGCCTTCGGGCTGAAGGTCGTCGGCGCGATCGTCGTCTGGATGCTCGGCCGCTGGCTGATCGGCCTGGCCGTGCGCCTGCTCTCGCGCGCGCTGACGCGCCAGCACGTCGATCCGACGATCATGCGCTGGGTCGGCAACGTCATCACCGTCGCGCTGAACATCATCCTGGTCGTCGCCATCCTCGGCTACTTCGGGGTCGAGACGACGTCGTTCGCGGCCCTGGTCGCCGGCATCGGCGTCGCCATCGGCGCGGCGTGGGGCGGCCTGCTCTCGAACCTCGCGGCCGGGACGTTCCTCATCACCCTGCGGCCGTTCAAGGTCGGCGACTACGTCAGCGCCGGCGGCGTCGAAGGCACGGTCATGGAGATCGGGCTGTTCGCGACCCACATCAACACGCCGGACAACGTCGTCACGCTGGTCGGCAACGCGAAGATCTTCAGCGACACGATCCAGAACTACTCCGCCAACCCCTATCGGCGCGTCGACCGCACGGCGCAGATCGCGCACGGCGTCGACGTGCAGGACGCCATCCGCCGCCTGCAGGAGGCGCTCGCCAAGATCCCGAACGTGGTGACTTCGCCGGGGCCCGACGTCTCGGTGATCGACTTCACCCCAATGGGCCCCGTGCTGGCGGTGCGGCCCTACACCCACACCGACCACTACTGGCAGGTCTACTTCGACACCAACCGCACGATCGTCGACACCTTCGGCGGCGCCGGCTACCCCGTGCCGGAGACGCATTACCGCTTCCACCAGACGACCTGA
- a CDS encoding amidohydrolase encodes MSTHGIVDVWTQYISPTPPGVNPAGENVFRNYGMLDVFHHGTDVAKMIDTMDRHGVQVALMAGDNELVAKAQNAHPGRIFGQYHADPRHIMKAVRELDHYVRNCGFVCLRIEPFMWKKVPTDRVYYPLYAKAAELDVAFQTQVGHTGPLFPSETGRPLYIDEVALDFPELRIVCGHIGWPWTEEMIAVAWKHQNVWIDTSAHVPKHYPPAFVHFMKTFGKTKVCFATDYPLLQWERVLAEVDGLELGEQAKQNFLRDNALRAFKLKI; translated from the coding sequence ATGTCCACACACGGCATCGTCGACGTCTGGACGCAGTACATCTCCCCGACCCCGCCCGGCGTGAACCCGGCCGGCGAGAACGTCTTTCGCAACTACGGCATGCTCGACGTCTTCCACCACGGCACCGACGTCGCGAAGATGATCGACACCATGGACCGCCACGGCGTGCAGGTGGCGCTCATGGCCGGCGACAACGAGCTGGTCGCCAAGGCGCAGAACGCGCATCCGGGTCGCATCTTCGGCCAGTACCACGCCGACCCGCGCCACATCATGAAGGCGGTGCGCGAGCTCGACCACTACGTCCGCAACTGCGGCTTCGTGTGCCTGCGCATCGAGCCGTTCATGTGGAAGAAGGTCCCGACCGACCGCGTCTACTACCCGCTCTACGCCAAGGCCGCCGAGCTCGACGTGGCGTTCCAGACGCAGGTCGGCCACACGGGCCCGCTGTTCCCGTCCGAGACCGGCCGCCCGCTCTACATCGACGAGGTGGCGCTCGACTTCCCCGAGCTGCGCATCGTCTGCGGCCACATCGGCTGGCCGTGGACCGAGGAGATGATCGCCGTCGCCTGGAAGCACCAGAACGTCTGGATCGACACCTCGGCGCACGTGCCGAAGCACTACCCGCCGGCGTTCGTCCACTTCATGAAGACCTTCGGCAAGACCAAGGTCTGCTTCGCCACCGACTACCCGCTGCTGCAGTGGGAGCGCGTGCTGGCGGAGGTCGACGGTCTCGAGCTGGGCGAGCAGGCGAAGCAGAACTTCCTGCGCGACAACGCGCTGCGGGCCTTCAAGCTGAAGATCTGA